A section of the Engraulis encrasicolus isolate BLACKSEA-1 unplaced genomic scaffold, IST_EnEncr_1.0 scaffold_111_np1212, whole genome shotgun sequence genome encodes:
- the LOC134442065 gene encoding uncharacterized protein LOC134442065 produces the protein MKYKTDKKYQNVWRNYSHVKYKKNASFQNKIKQHNKTKYQENENIRVLKTQRSLNRSNASQKKQKDIDCAIAHFRQNVSRGPEHPCACCHRLLFRKQVIECKPHNYETKSIEVAKLAKRCITFKYLHKCDIDCKPECHLSESPLNKLWICYTCHRKIQNNTLPEESVTNNLQLDDIPEELKCLNSLEQHLIAKNICFLKLLCLPRGRQRACHGPCVSVPVNCSTVTSILPRDEGDDKMIRVKLKRKVSYRGHYEFMFVHTERVRKALQYLIQNNRWYGDVILNDQWVNSLDGTDQNDEADNHNKDKVDDNNSDNNEDNDDAEQNEEEDLTYIKHQSGLVSDTSLQPVDVGAEIVDQHFQDILNMAPAEGNSPVSLLSDETNEAKCFPVLYPSGGPTFHSERESKISLSRYLNTRILNADGRFARNTDFIFYAQYMSEVNQVQSSISVALRKGSQKDVSPQTLLNSDSLQELLRNDEGYKFLRGIRGTPPYWMSAQKDLFAMIRQLSIPTFFASFSSADLRWPDFLSSLQRAEGKEPNVADLDWSERCGLIRRNPVTSARMFDHRWHTFLRDVIMSPAEPIGKIKDYFYRIEFQQRGSPHVHCLFWVENAPKIDKDSDADVTSFIDKYISCQLPSDKDPELFEIVNSVQKHSTRHSKTCRKKNTVCRFNFPRPVSNCTFITRGVSSEELNDKDEVKRASEIINNVRAALTTPGFNANSTDAFFQSLGIDQSTFERAYNIWSTKKSIVMKRDPAEVWVNQYNKDLLRAWQGNMDIQFVTDPFSASVYILSYVTKGEQETGLLLQRAQAEAIGGNMDAKAAFRQLGSVYLHNREVSAQEAVYRLTHMHLKECSRDVQYIPVGENPMRMSLPLHVLQSQSRQQGGDNSSIFMTNIVERYENRPQSDEFGDLCLASFCSEFRVLSKSQVKASHHVTELNNNCGYVKKRTRSQPAVVRYPRFSPTRDPEKYFHSLLQLFLPHYETCHLKPPPYETYQQFYNDGAVKCGGVLQTVKSIVDKNKALFEKESDELDKASELLQQNVDLQDAWSNLCPELERERLRCLDLMKDRVVDEDCDGTDIPDLTAHPQTACSLETNHVTMPRQDALDLLRSLNEEQSAVFYAVRHWCLQKISGQKPEPLRLFIGGGGGCGKSHLIKAIHYEATRLLSQLADNPEELTVLLTAPTGVAAYNINAATIHNTFSIGANAKLPYQPLGDEKVNRLRNKMRNLHILIIDEISMVDHKLLSYIHGRLRQIKQPGDHALFGTVSLLCIGDFYQLRPVKGTPLYADNKGVNLWENNFEMIELTKIVRQQNAAFAETLNRLRVRKKNEPLNVHDELTLKQRETGEDSDAIHLYATNAEVQEYNVNILHKTCPDAIQIPAEDFVRNPKTGRMEKMTGFHTKVFNSCLPKCVQVGVGARIMVKRNVSVEDGICNGSCARVVEIIRGEEDGDMPKAIIVEFENPNVGKLQRAKSNRQSERTTVLEVQEDVISNSGGVRRQFPIGLAWAVTVHKCQGLTLEKAVVSLRKIFAPGQAYVALSRVKNLDGLIIQDFKESAIFCDEKVESAMQNMPKFSYGRSILSDVVCRIALHNVQSLRAHIKDVQAHNVLMTADCICLTETWLKGDPGDEPQLAAYNFEHNPRVNCYDESEPIFAGLRGKKGVNAGHL, from the exons atgaaatataagactGACAAGAAATATCAGAATGTTTGGCGTAACTACAGTCAtgtgaaatacaaaaaaaacgcgtcttttcaaaacaaaataaaacagcacAACAAAACGAAGTACCAGGAAAATGAAAACATACGTGTACTTAAAACCCAAAGAAGTTTAAACAGATCTAACGCTTctcagaaaaaacaaaaagacattgATTGCGCCATTGCTCATTTTCGACAGAACGTCAGCCGTGGACCTGAACATCCGTGTGCATGCTGTCATCGTTTGCTGTTCAGAAAGCAGGTCATTGAGTGCAAACCACACAACTATGAAACCAAAAGCATTGAAGTTGCTAAGCTGGCCAAGAGATGCATAACTTTCAAATATTTGCACAAGTGCGACATTGACTGTAAGCCTGAATGTCATTTGTCTGAAAGCCCATTAAACAAGCTATGGATTTGTTACACCTGCCATCGCAAAATTCAAAATAACACACTGCCTGAAGAAAGCGTAACCAACAATTTGCAATTGGATGACATTCCAGAAGAGCTGAAATGTTTGAATTCTTTAGAGCAACATTTAATAGCCAAAAACATCTGTTTTTTGAAGCTGCTCTGTTTGCCTAGAGGACGCCAACGCGCTTGCCACGGTCCTTGTGTCAGTGTTCCTGTTAATTGTTCAACTGTTACCAGCATTCTGCCACGAGATGAAGGTGACGATAAGATGATTCGAGTCAAGCTCAAAAGAAAGGTCAGCTACCGAGGCCACTATGAATTTATGTTTGTCCATACGGAACGAGTCCGAAAGGCACTGCAGTATTTAATCCAAAACAACAGATGGTATGGTGACGTCATTTTGAATGATCAATGGGTGAACTCTTTGGATGGTACTGACCAAAACGATGAAGCGGACAATCACAACAAAGACAAGGTTGACGACAACAACAGTGACAACAATGAGGATAATGATGACGCTGAACAAAACGAGGAGGAAGATTTGACTTATATTAAGCATCAAAGCGGCCTGGTGTCAGATACTTCCTTGCAGCCTGTCGATGTCGGTGCAGAAATTGTTGATCAACATTTTCAAGACATACTGAACATGGCACCTGCTGAAGGAAATTCACCCGTCAGTCTGCTATCTGATGAGACGAATGAAGCAAAGTGTTTCCCTGTCCTGTATCCGTCCGGTGGGCCTACATTCCATTCTGAAAGAGAGTCAAAGATAAGTCTGTCAAGATATCTGAACACACGTATACTGAATGCTGATGGACGCTTTGCACGGAACACAGACTTTATTTTCTATGCACAGTATATGTCAGAGGTAAATCAAGTGCAGTCGAGCATATCAGTCGCGTTGCGCAAAGGCTCTCAAAAAGATGTGTCACCACAGACGTTGCTGAACTCTGACTCTCTGCAGGAACTATTGCGGAATGATGAAGGCTACAAATTTCTACGGGGCATTCGTGGCACACCCCCATACTGGATGTCGGCACAGAAAGATTTGTTCGCCATGATACGACAACTGTCAATACCCACGTTTTTTGCATCGTTCAGCTCCGCCGATCTAAGGTGGCCAGATTTCCTGTCCAGTCTCCAAAGGGCGGAGGGAAAAGAACCAAATGTTGCTGATCTTGACTGGTCTGAACGATGTGGACTCATACGCAGGAATCCAGTAACTTCAGCGCGAATGTTTGATCATCGCTGGCACACTTTTCTCCGAGATGTGATCATGTCACCGGCTGAACCTATTGGCAAAATCAAAGACTACTTCTACCGCATTGAATTTCAACAACGAGGCTCGCCCCACGTGCACTGCCTGTTCTGGGTTGAAAACGCGCCTAAGATTGACAAGGACAGTGATGCAGACGTGACGTCTTTCATCGACAAGTACATTTCGTGCCAGCTTCCTTCAGATAAAGATCCAGAGCTGTTTGAGATAGTTAACAGCGTACAGAAGCACAGCACAAGACATTCGAAGACTTGCCGCAAGAAGAACACAGTGTGTAGGTTCAACTTCCCCCGGCCTGTGTCAAATTGCACTTTCATCACAAGAGGCGTTAGCTCAGAGGAGCTGAATGATAAGGATGAAGTTAAACGAGCGAGCGAAATCATCAACAACGTCAGAGCTGCGTTGACTACGCCAGGCTTTAATGCCAATTCGACCGATGCATTCTTTCAATCCCTGGGGATAGATCAAAGCACGTTTGAAAGGGCATACAATATATGGTCCACAAAGAAAAGCATCGTCATGAAACGAGATCCTGCAGAGGTTTGGGTAAACCAGTACAATAAAGACTTACTTCGAGCTTGGCAAGGCAATATGGACATACAGTTTGTCACGGATCCATTTTCTGCAAGTGTTTACATCCTTTCCTACGTCACAAAGGGAGAACAGGAAACTGGTTTGCTGTTACAACGTGCCCAAGCCGAAGCGATTGGTGGCAATATGGATGCAAAAGCGGCATTCCGACAGCTTGGAAGCGTGTACCTCCACAACAGAGAAGTCTCAGCTCAGGAAGCAGTGTATCGTTTAACGCACATGCACCTGAAGGAGTGCTCACGCGATGTACAGTACATTCCCGTTGGCGAAAATCCCATGAGAATGAGTTTGCCTTTGCATGTGCTTCAAAGCCAATCACGTCAACAGGGTGGAGACAACAGCAGCATTTTCATGACCAACATCGTCGAGCGATACGAGAACAGACCTCAGTCGGATGAATTTGGAGATTTATGCTTGGCCAGTTTTTGCTCCGAATTCCGAGTTCTTTCAAAGTCTCAGGTCAAAGCCTCGCATCATGTCACGGAGCTCAACAACAACTGCGGCTATGTGAAAAAGAGAACGCGCAGTCAACCTGCTGTTGTGAGATACCCTCGATTTTCTCCAACAAGAGACCCAGAAAAGTACTTCCACAGTCTTCTACAACTTTTCTTGCCGCACTATGAGACCTGTCACCTCAAACCACCCCCGTACGAGACATACCAGCAATTCTACAACGACGGCGCAGTTAAATGTGGTGGTGTCCTCCAAACTGTCAAGTCGATTGTGGACAAGAACAAGGCTCTGTTTGAAAAAGAGAGTGATGAGCTTGACAAAGCTAGCGAGTTGCTTCAGCAGAACGTTGATCTACAAGACGCTTGGTCAAATCTTTGCCCGGAGCTTGAACGTGAGCGCCTTCGTTGCTTGGATCTCATGAAAGACAGAGTTGTAGACGAAGATTGCGATGGCACCGATATCCCTGACCTGACGGCCCACCCGCAAACCGCATGCTCGTTGGAGACGAATCACGTGACGATGCCCAGACAAGATGCGTTGGATTTATTACGATCATTGAATGAGGAGCAGTCTGCTGTCTTCTATGCTGTTCGCCATTGGTGTTTGCAGAAAATTTCCGGACAGAAGCCCGAGCCATTGCGACTGTTTATCGGAGGAGGCGGAGGCTGTGGGAAGAGTCATTTGATAAAGGCCATACATTACGAAGCTACAAGATTGTTGTCCCAACTTGCTGATAATCCAGAGGAGCTCACCGTGCTTCTAACGGCACCTACAGGCGTGGCAGCGTACAACATTAATGCCGCGACGATTCACAACACCTTTTCGATTGGCGCGAATGCGAAACTGCCCTATCAACCCCTTGGTGACGAAAAAGTGAACCGTTTAAGAAATAAAATGAGGAATTTGCACATTTTGATCATCGATGAGATTTCAATGGTTGATCACAAGCTACTCTCGTACATTCATGGCCGTCTCCGTCAAATCAAACAGCCTGGGGATCACGCTTTGTTTGGTACCGTGTCGTTGTTATGCATTGGTGACTTTTACCAGCTGAGACCTGTGAAAGGAACACCTCTTTATGCTGACAACAAAGGAGTCAACCTGTGGGAGAACAACTTTGAAATGATTGAGCTGACCAAGATCGTGAGGCAACAAAATGCAGCATTTGCAGAAACGCTGAATCGCCTCAGAGTACGCAAGAAGAACGAACCTCTGAACGTCCATGACGAGCTGACACTGAAGCAACGCGAAACTGGAGAAGACTCTGATGCCATTCACTTATACGCCACAAATGCAGAGGTGCAAGAATATAATGTCAACATATTGCACAAGACGTGTCCAGATGCCATACAGATACCAGCTGAAGATTTCGTACGAAACCCCAAAACTGGAAGAATGGAAAAGATGACTGGCTTCCACACCAAAGTCTTCAATTCGTGCTTGCCCAAATGTGTTCAGGTTGGTGTTGGAGCAAGAATTATGGTCAAACGTAACGTTTCGGTTGAAGATGGGATCTGCAATGGTTCGTGTGCACGGGTTGTGGAAATTATCAGAGGTGAAGAAGATGGCGACATGCCTAAAGCCATAATTGTGGAGTTCGAAAATCCTAATGTTGGAAAATTGCAACGAGCAAAGTCTAACAGACAATCTGAACGGACAACGGTGCTGGAAGTTCAGGAAGACGTCATCAGCAATTCCGGAGGCGTGCGAAGGCAATTCCCCATTGGTTTGGCGTGGGCTGTCACTGTACACAAGTGCCAGGGCCTTACACTTGAGAAAGCAGTCGTCTCTTTGCGCAAAATTTTTGCTCCAGGTCAAGCGTATGTTGCACTTAGTCGCGTGAAAAATCTTGATGGACTGATTATTCAAGATTTCAAGGAGTCTGCTATATTTTGCGATGAGAAAGTGGAGTCAGCCATGCAAAACATGCCCAAGTTCAGCTACGGAAGGTCTATTTTGTCTGATGTTGTATGCCGGATCGCGTTGCATAATGTGCAGAGTTTGAGAGCTCATATTAAAGATGTCCAAGCCCATAATGTTCTAATGACAGCTGATTGTATTTGTTTAACAGAGACATGGCTGAAGGGAGACCCCGGAGACGAACCACAACTTGCAGCATACAACTTTGAACACAACCCGAGAGTGAACTGTTATGATGAGTCCGAACCAATCTTTGCAGGgttgagagggaaaaaaggag TTAATGCAGGTCATCTCTGA
- the LOC134442063 gene encoding uncharacterized protein LOC134442063 — MPPRNKKSRAARQRYASRQLSSEVQLPVEALMTSEQTEQSKVKPVKTIPAKSSCQIKLPNKPLNQTCQINLPNKPVKESQRKPNSCKSQVKLMQNRKLSSNPQPLNPSNSPPTLHLSNPQPLNPSNSPPTLHLSNPQPLNPSNSPPPLKPSTSPSLKPSSSSLSVTVLSTNATDDSFQSVQAPARPVLMGSFYQGHSRFGDIRDKQCGTVSLVGVLRSKTKNVLTWTARDLDNILIRGSALYRCLKSANKIRGVTGLVSVRELPARHHEWNSEFSINFADSYMGFIDVNEYDDDVSDYAMPLDAALQRTLLSNDCCLFTVSSSTAAIVKEGSWFAVIDSHGRKTNANRRLVSSVSFFSSIESLYEYLLNLGRSYKQVMMSVPFEVTGVAVTMPNQHPTPDVSSPFPSNVVEGEVTENVLCHANDVAECSNAGEAVYDPSATDDVSSVQVDDPQTADEVLITNVSLCQQAFTPLSSEEQETLCRRFELTNDMFSHSAFVGMKISTYESEGLL; from the exons ATGCCTCCTCGCAACAAGAAGTCCCGTGCGGCAAGGCAGCGCTACGCCAGCAGGCAGCTGTCTTCAGAGGTCCAGCTGCCTGTGGAAGCCTTAATGACCTCTGAACAAACTGAGCAAAGCAAAGTCAAACCTGTCAAAACTATACCTGCCAAATCAAGCTGCCAAATCAAGCTGCCAAATAAACCTCTCAACCAAACCTGCCAAATAAACCTGCCAAATAAACCTGTCAAAGAAAGTCAAAGAAAACCAAACTCATGCAAAAGTCAAGTCAAACTCATGCAAAATCGCAAACTCTCCTCAAACCCTCAACCTCTCAACCCCTCAAACTCTCCTCCAACTCTCCACCTCTCAAACCCTCAACCTCTCAACCCCTCCAACTCTCCTCCAACTCTCCACCTCTCAAACCCTCAACCTCTCAACCCCTCcaactctcctccacctctcaaaCCCTcaacctctccatctctcaaacCCTCCTCAAGCTCTCTGTCAGTTACTGTACTGTCTACCAATGCTACTGATGATTCTTTTCAGTCTGTTCAGGCTCCAGCTAGACCTGTTTTGATGGGATCGTTTTATCAAGGCCATTCACGGTTTGGTGACATCAGAGACAAGCAGTGCGGCACGGTCAGCCTGGTTGGAGTTTTGCGGTCCAAGACCAAGAATGTTCTCACGTGGACTGCCAGAGATTTGGACAACATTTTGATTAGAGGAAGTGCCTTGTACAGATGTCTCAAAAGTGCAAATAAGATACGAGGTGTTACTGGACTTGTATCAGTGAGAGAATTACCAGCTAGACATCATGAATGGAATTCTGAATTTTCAATAAACTTTGCTGACTCCTACATGGGTTTCATTGATGTGAATgaatatgatgatgatgtgtcTGATTATGCAATGCCTCTTGATGCAGCGTTACAACGCACGCTACTGAGTAATGACTGTTGTCTTTTCACTGTGTCTTCATCCACTGCTGCAATTGTGAAGGAAGGTTCATGGTTTGCTGTAATTGATTCCCATGGCAGAAAGACGAATGCGAACAGGCGCCTTGTCAGTTCTGTTAGTTTTTTCAGCTCAATAGAAAGTCTGTACGAGTACCTACTTAACTTGGGTCGGTCATACAAACAGGTGATGATGAGTGTGCCATTCGAGGTGACTGGAGTTGCTGTGACGATGCCAAATCAACATCCGACACCTGATGTGAGCAGTCCGTTTCCAAGCAATGTTGTGGAAGGTGAGGTGACTGAGAATGTCCTATGTCACGCTAATGATGTTGCAGAATGTTCAAATGCAGGTGAAGCTGTTTATGACCCTTCGGCAACCGATGATGTGTCTTCAGTACAGGTTGACGACCCACAGACTGCAGACGAGGTTTTAATTACCAATGTGAGTCTTTGTCAACAGGCATTTACACCTTTATCAAGTGAGGAACAGGAGACGTTGTGCAGACGTTTTGAATTAACCAATGACATGT TCTCTCATTCAGCATTTGTGGGGATGAAAATCAGCACTTACGAATCAGAAGGGCTGTTGTGA
- the LOC134442066 gene encoding ATP-dependent helicase wrn-1-like → MDDSVTTMEQRQTFASAVDAVLNEFNGKFSLKMEQRTALESFIERKDVFALLPTGFGKSLIYQLAPLVAKSMGICENPIVVVVSPLIALMEDQVREATALGISACQLDPDIEALIKRGSFNIVLGSPESWLSGKWRDMLTDEVYRKNLLGIVVDEVHLTYKWGRASKGQTAFRESFSRLGELRAIVKPGTPVMALTASADLQSRAIVKRQLHMDNATMLTVSPDRQNIRLGLHRVSTDSLDCLDWVVKDVKDKGADMLPVLIYCRTVNTVARVFCHLKAELGDRAWVAGEQIGDNLLIAMFHSHTLPANKSRVLSALTGHGNCRVVVATTALGVGLNFSNVSHVVMYGVPEDTEAMVQQIGRAGRDGSQAHAVVYATTNNRNTDEAVRKVIGDSKTSCFRTALYSHFEKDIASVEPGHSCCTHCHSVCKCTSVGCPVSLPVYELPEPNPTQTHVKRRDVTSDDHNLVRDLLLQYRQSLVRDHTRLYTNVDFTGYFDSEDDESGHVLITSSSAESGFSVLKGSD, encoded by the exons ATGGATGATTCCGTAACAACAATGGAGCAGCGACAAACTTTTGCTTCAGCAGTAGATGCGGTATTGAACGAGTTTAACGGGAAATTCTCGTTAAAAATGGAACAAAGAACAGCCCTGGAATCATTTATCGAACGGAAAGACGTTTTCGCCTTGCTACCTACTGGCTTCGGTAAAAGTTTAATTTACCAGTTAGCCCCGCTGGTCGCTAAATCAATGGGGATTTGCGAGAACCCAATTGTCGTGGTCGTCTCGCCACTAATCGCTCTAATGGAGGACCAGGTTCGAGAGGCGACTGCCCTGGGCATTTCTGCTTGCCAGCTGGACCCTGACATCGAAGCGCTAATCAAACGAGGCAGCTTCAACATTGTGCTAGGCAGTCCGGAGTCGTGGCTGAGTGGGAAATGGCGCGACATGTTGACCGACGAAGTCTACAGAAAAAATCTCCTGGGCATTGTCGTGGACGAAGTGCACCTCACTTACAAATG GGGAAGAGCTTCAAAGGGTCAGACTGCCTTCAGAGAGAGTTTTTCCAGACTGGGGGAACTTCGTGCTATTGTCAAACCAg GGACTCCTGTGATGGCACTGACCGCATCCGCCGATCTGCAGTCCAGGGCCATAGTGAAAAGACAGCTGCATATGGACAACGCAACTATGCTGACTGTCAGTCCTGACAGACAGAACATCAGACTAGGGCTGCATCGGGTCTCGACAGACTCACTCGACTGCCTGGACTGGGTCGTAAAGGATGTAAAGGACAAGGGTGCTGACATGTTGCCTGTGCTCATCTACTGTCGGACCGTGAACACTGTTGCACGAGTCTTCTGCCATCTGAAGGCTGAGCTGGGTGACAGGGCCTGGGTTGCTGGAGAGCAGATTGGGGACAACCTGCTCATAGCGATGTTCCACAGTCACACTCTGCCAGCAAACAAAAGCAGAGTACTCTCAGCACTGACAGGACATGGCAACTGCAGAGTTGTGGTGGCTACCACTGCTTTGGGAGTGGGACTGAACTTTTCAAATGTGTCCCATGTAGTGATGTATGGGGTACCTGAGGACACAGAGGCCATGGTGCAGCAGATTGGTAGGGCGGGCAGAGATGGCTCACAGGCCCATGCTGTTGTTTATGCCACCACAAACAACAGGAATACAGATGAGGCAGTGAGAAAAGTGATTGGAGACAGTAAAACCAGCTGTTTTCGCACTGCATTATATTCTCACTTTGAGAAAGACATTGCTAGTGTTGAACCCGGTCATTCCTGTTGTACCCACTGCCACTCTGTTTGCAAGTGCACCTCTGTTGGTTGCCCTGTATCGCTGCCTGTGTACGAATTACCAGAGCCAaatccaacacaaacacatgtaaaacGCAGGGATGTGACCTCGGATGACCATAACTTGGTCAGGGACCTTTTGCTTCAGTACAGGCAAAGTCTAGTCCGTGACCACACACGCCTCTACACAA ATGTGGACTTTACAGGATACTTTGACAGCGAAGACGATGAGTCTGGGCATGTGCTCATAACTTCCAGTAGTGCTGAATCGGGGTTCTCTGTACTTAAGGGCTCTGACTAA